The genomic stretch AATCAAAAACTGTTGTAATTTAAAGATAATTCCGCCATAAATTCCACCAAAAATCATTCCTGTGAGTACATCTCCAGGAAAATGTACGCCAATGTAAATTCGGCTATAACCAACACATGCAGCCCAAAATAAAAGTATGAATACGATGTATTTGAAGTGTTTACGTAAAACCAAGCCAATAAATGTAGCTAAAGCCATTGCGTTGGAAGCATGACCTGAAAAATATCCAAATTGTCCGCCACAATAAGGTTCTAATTTACCATTTATTAAAGTCGTTTTCACCAATCGCATGTGATCTATTAAATCAGCTGTGTGACAAGGTCTTAGACGTAAAAAGAGTGTTTTTTTGAATAGATTTGCGGTTTGATCGGTAATTGTAATTAATAATGCTACCAATACAAGTGTAAAGAATATTTCTTTCTTATTGTGTGTTTTTAAGATGAGAATCAACAAAAAAGCATACAACGGAATTGCGTAGTATTTATCCGTGATAAACATCCAAAAACCGTCCCAAGTTGGCGTTCCGAGTCCATTTAAGAATAAAAATAATTCTTTGTCGTAATTTATGAGTTGATCGATCATATTTATTATATACCCAACTATTTACCTATTGAATCTAAAAGTAGAATCAACAGCAATATTCTTTTTATTGATTAAATCGTTTCGTATTTTTCCTTCAAGCGAAAGCTCATTGACTCTTGTACTACTACTTGTTGTATAAAAAGAAATTTGATCTCCGTTTGAAGAAATTATCATTTTTTGTTCAATTCTCTCAAGAGTTTTAAAGTCGTATACGAACGCGTGTGTCAAAATGTAACCACTAATAAATTCTTTATTTGTAGCATCTAAAACAGGCGGAATAAGTAAAGCATCATG from Kordia antarctica encodes the following:
- a CDS encoding phosphatase PAP2 family protein; this translates as MIDQLINYDKELFLFLNGLGTPTWDGFWMFITDKYYAIPLYAFLLILILKTHNKKEIFFTLVLVALLITITDQTANLFKKTLFLRLRPCHTADLIDHMRLVKTTLINGKLEPYCGGQFGYFSGHASNAMALATFIGLVLRKHFKYIVFILLFWAACVGYSRIYIGVHFPGDVLTGMIFGGIYGGIIFKLQQFLIRKYA